The DNA region AAGGGGCGACGACCAACAACTTGCTCGGTAAAAACTTTCCATCGAGCACGGCCATCGGCCCGGCGGTGCTGCTGACGCACTCGCGCAGAGAGATTGAAGCTTTGGAAGTTGATCTATCGCTGAATGGCGCCATCCAGCAGAAGTTCACCCTGCGCGACTGCGTTTTCAGCGTCGAGCAAATCATCGCCCGCTGGTCGATCTTGGGCATCAAGCCGGGCGACTGGCTCGGCGTCGGCGCCAGCATGGCCAAGCAAGGCGACCGGCTGCAAAATCCGGTGCTGCTGAAGCCGGGGGTCAAAATCCGCTGTTCGTCACCGCAGATCGGCGAACTGAATCATGAAGTGATCGCCGCGGGAGGTGCGCGTCGATGAAGCTCGTTACTTTTGAATACCAGAACCAAGAAAGAATTGGCGCCGTAGATGCGACTGGCCGCATCGTCGATTTGCAGCGGGCCTATGCGAGCCATCTCAGAGCCAGCAGCGACAATCCGCAGGCCGATCGACTTGCTGAGGTGACGCTCGGCAAAGACATGGTGGATTTTTTGAAACGCGGCGAGCCGGCGCTCGATGCCGCCCGTAAAGCCTTGGCGCAGGCAGGTAAAGCACCCGAGACCATCTACGAACGCGCGCAAGTAAGACTTAAATCTCCCGTGCCGCGCCCCGGCGCGCTCGTGTCGGCGGGCAAGAACTTTTCCGACCACGTGGCCGAAATGTCTTCCAAGAAAGGGCCGGTGGCGCCGGTCGCGTTTCTCAAACTTCCGGGCACGGTGATCGGCCCGCAGGACGATATTCCGCACCCGCCGGAAGTAAAAAACTTAGATTACGAAGTCGAGCTCGCCGTCATCATCGGCAAACCCTGCGTCGACGTCACGGCCGAAGACGCGCTCGATTACGTCGCCGGCTATGCGTCGTTCAACGACATCAGCGCCCGCGATGTGATCCGCGGCGAGAACAAGTATGGCATTCACCTGATGGGCAAAAGCTTCCCCGGCTTCGCGCCCATGGGCCCTTATTTAGTAACGGCCGATGAAATTCCCGAGCCGCAAAAGCTCAAGCTTTGGCTCCGCGTCAACGGCGAAACCCGCCAGGACTCGAACCTGGGTTACATGATTTTCAAAATCCGCGACATGATCGCCTACTGGTCGCAGATGGGTTTGAACCCTGGCGATGTGCTGACGACCGGCACACCGAAAGGCGTTGCCGCCGGACGCAAGCCCGACCAAGTGCCATGGTGGTTAAAACCCGGCGACGTGGTCGAGGCGGAAGTCGAAGGGCTCGGCTGTCTGCGCAACCGCATCGTAGCGGAGATTTCATGAGATCGGGCCGATCGTCGGCGGCTTTGCGTCTAGTCTGCGTGCCGGCTTCGCGGGCTTGCTCGATCATCTCTTCGTCGTCGACAACCGCTTCGCCGAAGACTTAGCTAAGAGCGGCTTCTTAAACGAACTATGGGGCAAAGAGCTGTCCAGATAAAAAGGAGCGATCATGAGCGCAGTGTTGCAACCAACCGGTCTGGTGCACGGCCACACCGAAGTCCGCTTTCTCGACGAGACGATTCCCGTGCTCACCAAAGTCGTCGCGCTGGACCTGATCGAGCGGCGCGAACATGAAGCGGTGTTAAGACATCCGAACACCGGCTGGAAACTGATCGTCCATGAAGGCGGCGCTGAAGTTAAAGACAAACCGGAGCGCAATCATTACGGCGTGCGGGTGTCGAACAATGAAGAAGTCGATCACGCGTACCAGTATCTACTGGCACACAAGGAAGAGTTGGGCTTGAAGAAGGTCGTCAAGCGCAAAGAGCGCTCGGGTTCCTATTCGATGTTTTTCGTCGAGCCCGGCGGCAACTACTGGGAGATCGAGTCTTACGAGAACCGCCACAAAGCCGGTCTGCCATTTGAGGTTGCCTACCCGTGGAAAAACAAATTGACCGAGGAGCGGTTACCCGGTTGCGGCTACATTCCGCAAGCTATGACCCATGGCACTATGGAGTGCACGGACCTTCAAGTGTCAAAGAAGTTTTACCAGCAAGGCTTGGGTCTCAACCTTGTCACTCACGTTCCGACCATCGAACCGCACGATATAAAACACCCGACCACGCCATGGTATGTCGTCAGCTTGGAAGTACCTGAGAAAAATAAACACTACCTGACGCCGCTGCAGCGCTATACCGTCGCGGTCGGGTCGTCAGCCGCGCTGAGCGAAGCCCATCGCGAGTTCAGCGAGCGCAAAGCCGAGTTTGGCCTCACCAGCGTGGAGGCAATTAGCGAGACCGGCAGAGGCCAGTCGTTTCTTATTTGCGACCGCGACCGCAACTGGTGGGAAGTAACATGGCTGGGAGACTAAGAATAATCTGACGGATCCAACGGATCTGTCGGATCCGACTGATCACAATAACAAAGGAGGCTCTTCCATGAACGTTAACCATCTCGACAACAAAAAAACCGGCTTGCTTTTCTTCGACATGCTGAACGTTTACTTCCCGGCGGATAAACGGCCTGCGCTCAAGCCGATCCTCGACAACGCCGTGCGTCTGATGAACGCGGCGCGTGGCGCGAAGATTCCGATTTTCTATGCCATGGCCAACCACCGCACCGACGGCGATATCCGCTACCTGTCGATCACCGACACCGACATGCGCCTAAAGCCCTGGCCTAACGACGAGTGCAACCCGACGGTGCATGGCGCCACCGAAGGTTCCTGGGAACAGAAAGTGATCGACGAGATCAAGCCGCAGCCGGAAGATTTCATGATTCCCAAGTTCCGCTGGAGCACTTTTCACCAGACCTATTTCGATCTCGCGCTGCGCAACAAAGGCGTTGATACAATCATTATTTCCGGGGGCGCCGTCGACGTCGGCGTCGCCTCGACTGTCTATTCCGCCCGCGATCACGATTATAACCTGATCATCGTCCGCGACGCCTGCAGCAATTCCCATGACGACTCGATGAAGGCGTTTATGGACACGGTTTTCCCAAGAATGGCACGAGTGCGAAGGACCGAGCAGGTGGTCGGAATGATTGCAGCAGGCAATAGGCGGTAGGCAGCAGAGGCAACAGTTCGGAGATCATGAGAATTGGCGATTCGATCGTCTAAGGGACATGGCGAATTCTCTAAGACACCGTCGGCAGCTACCTAGTATGGTAGTTGGGCTGTTTTTACTTTTAGGGATTCCCGGCCTTGCCAGTGCCCAAAGCCTAGCACCAA from Deltaproteobacteria bacterium includes:
- a CDS encoding fumarylacetoacetate hydrolase family protein; the encoded protein is MKLVTFEYQNQERIGAVDATGRIVDLQRAYASHLRASSDNPQADRLAEVTLGKDMVDFLKRGEPALDAARKALAQAGKAPETIYERAQVRLKSPVPRPGALVSAGKNFSDHVAEMSSKKGPVAPVAFLKLPGTVIGPQDDIPHPPEVKNLDYEVELAVIIGKPCVDVTAEDALDYVAGYASFNDISARDVIRGENKYGIHLMGKSFPGFAPMGPYLVTADEIPEPQKLKLWLRVNGETRQDSNLGYMIFKIRDMIAYWSQMGLNPGDVLTTGTPKGVAAGRKPDQVPWWLKPGDVVEAEVEGLGCLRNRIVAEIS
- a CDS encoding cysteine hydrolase, translated to MNVNHLDNKKTGLLFFDMLNVYFPADKRPALKPILDNAVRLMNAARGAKIPIFYAMANHRTDGDIRYLSITDTDMRLKPWPNDECNPTVHGATEGSWEQKVIDEIKPQPEDFMIPKFRWSTFHQTYFDLALRNKGVDTIIISGGAVDVGVASTVYSARDHDYNLIIVRDACSNSHDDSMKAFMDTVFPRMARVRRTEQVVGMIAAGNRR